From Plasmodium malariae genome assembly, chromosome: 8:
acaaaacaaagaattaaaagaaagtgaattaaaaagagaaatacgGCATAAAGTGCATAGAAGTAGTAATTGTTCGTTATCTAGTAGAGCGGATGTattttgtgaaaaaaaaatattcagcGTATTACATTCCATtgacaaaataaagaataacgAAGAAATGACCGAATGGGAAAAGTGTACAGCCATAAATAGaaagaagataaaattattattaattcctGCCTCAGTTTTATTATTGGTATTATTAGTATATTCAAAATTAGGGACTATGTCAAAGGATACAGTTAATATAGGAAATGCATATTCTTATCttatctatataatttttttaggtTTTGCATTCGCGATATATTTATCTGTTGCATTAGGCATTATTTATAcctatagaaaaattaaaaaatatagaattataaataaatataagtaacaaatttataataatggtagggttcatttataaaaaaaacttttaaattCCAAAAAATAGTT
This genomic window contains:
- the PmUG01_08062800 gene encoding Plasmodium exported protein, unknown function; its protein translation is MKKNFNSIIFIKIFIFTLLFWIIRYNNDLKSCNGLLDEKYKLDRDLNLTTNRQLAHHSVNRNFDGRYNKVLDEEHISKNKKDILSQNKELKESELKREIRHKVHRSSNCSLSSRADVFCEKKIFSVLHSIDKIKNNEEMTEWEKCTAINRKKIKLLLIPASVLLLVLLVYSKLGTMSKDTVNIGNAYSYLIYIIFLGFAFAIYLSVALGIIYTYRKIKKYRIINKYK